The Rickettsiales bacterium genomic interval GCTGAAGCAGGGCGAGAAGGCTTATACACCTGAGAAAGTACGTCTATATACTGGGCTGCTGCAGATCGTGGGCTGGACATCCACCGGATATGGCCATTTTCGTGAACGCAAACCAGAACCTCCCTTATCGGCAATACAAACACTGGATGACGCCTATAGCGGCAAAAAGCGTAATTTTGCTGGCGTCATTAAAACGCTCTGGAAGCATGACCGAACCCTACTACTGGGCACCCTGGTAACATTGACCATGGACGCGCTTTCCTTAACGGAAGGGTTGAAGAAAACACACGGCAGCAAGGAAGAATCCAGACGCATTCTTAAAGCCGGTGCATACTATGTGATCTCCGATCTCGCCTATGACGCTTTCATCTTTAAAAGATTATTCACCAGCAATTTTGATCAGGAAACCGCAGCAAAACAGAATACTGAAATCGGCAAAGAGACCGCACATCAGGAAACTCCCACGGCTTCTTTCACGCAAAAAATCCAGCCTCGCAATCCGGCTCCCAAAATCCCTGAACGCAAACATAGCTTTACCGAGCTCGTGCAGCAGGCCACCCTGCCCGATCTTATCGAATGGTCACCCTAACACTTTATATTATAGAGACCGTGTAACGATTCGTGCAGCCGCAGCGATGACAGTACTGCATTGCTCCGGCGGATTATGCGAACCGGTATAATAGACCATTAAAAGAATCGGTGCTTTTCCGGGAGGCCAGAGAATCGCTATATCATTGGCCGATCCATTATCTCCCGTACCGGTTTTATCCCCCACCAGCCACTGTGCAGGTACCCCCGCACGGATGCGTGCATTACCGGTCGTATTGCCTGTCATCCACTCCAGTAAAAGCTTGCGCTGTGCGATTGGCAAGGCGTTCCCGAGCAGCAGGCGCTGCATATTGCCAAGCATAGCGGCAGGCGTCGTCGTATCGCGGTCATCTCCAGCTATTGCCGTATTCAGATCGGGCTCATACCGGTCCAGATGCGTGATCCAGTCACCAAGCGAGTGAATATAGTCCATCAATGCATGCGGCCCGCCAATAATATCAAGCAAAAGGTTCGCCGCCGTATTATCGCTATAGCGCATGGCACTGTCGCATAGAGCCTCAACGGTCATGCCGGAAGCGATATGCTTTCCCGTGACGGGAGAATAACTCGTCATGACATCCGGCGTATAATGCACGAGCCGTGATAGGAGTGCCGGTTCCCGTGCTGACCTTTCTAGAACCGCTGCCACCAGCAGGAACTTGAAGGTGCTGCACATCGCAAAACGCTCCGTAGCACGATAAGAAATGCTCGCGCCGTTGCCCGTATCAAGCGCGGCTACACCAAGCCGCCCGCCCGAACTGCGCTCAAGCGCTTCCAGCGCCTTTACTGCCTCTGCCCGATCATTCTGCCGCAATCGGCCGCAGGAAGCCAGCACCGGCATAGCCAGCATGGAAAGCAGCATTTGGCGGCGAGTGAGCAAGCTACCCTGCCTTATACCATCTTTTCCGGACGCACCCACTGGTCGAACTGCTCGGACGTCAGAAGCCCAAGCGCAATACCTGCTTCTTTCAGTGAGGTGCCTTCTTTATGAGCCTTCTTTGCAATTTTGGCCGCATTGTCATAACCGATATGCGGATTCAGTGACGTGACCAGCATGAGCGACTCATTCATAAGCTTCGTAATGCGGTCTGTATTGGCTTCAATCCCCACAATGCAGTTATCGGTAAAGCTTACCGCCGCATCCGCCAGCAGCTTGATTGACTGCAGTACATTATAAATGATGACGGGCTTGAACACGTTCAG includes:
- the bla gene encoding class A beta-lactamase; this encodes MLTRRQMLLSMLAMPVLASCGRLRQNDRAEAVKALEALERSSGGRLGVAALDTGNGASISYRATERFAMCSTFKFLLVAAVLERSAREPALLSRLVHYTPDVMTSYSPVTGKHIASGMTVEALCDSAMRYSDNTAANLLLDIIGGPHALMDYIHSLGDWITHLDRYEPDLNTAIAGDDRDTTTPAAMLGNMQRLLLGNALPIAQRKLLLEWMTGNTTGNARIRAGVPAQWLVGDKTGTGDNGSANDIAILWPPGKAPILLMVYYTGSHNPPEQCSTVIAAAARIVTRSL